In Actinoplanes octamycinicus, the genomic window GCTTCAGCGCTCCCGGCTTGTGCACCGCGTCCTTGCCGGTCTTGTCGCTGCGGACCCGGTACTGCGGGTCGTCCGGCGACGCGGCGACGGTGCGCCCGGCGGCCTCGGTCCGCTTG contains:
- a CDS encoding DUF2945 domain-containing protein, translating into MADKDLKKGDHVTWRSHGENVHGTVEQKLTKRTEAAGRTVAASPDDPQYRVRSDKTGKDAVHKPGALKRG